GCAGGGGAACTCTGGGCCTGGAGAGGgggggatggagccccgagcATCTGCTATCTCCCATGCTGCTTCGGGCCCCCCCTGAAAGTGTGGAGCCTGCAGGGCCCCTGGATGTGAGTACACCTTCagcagggcaggggcggggggggggctgggggggcacaGGGAGGCTCGATGGGGTCTGTTTAGCAGAGGGAGGGCACCACTGACTGAGCTCTTCCCCCAGGTGCTGGGCCCCAACCTCCAAGGGCGAGAATGGACCCTGATGGACTTGGACATGGAGCTGTCCCTGGTAAGATGAACGTGGAGAGGGCAGGGGATTAGAGTTGCCAAACCAAGCCCTCAGCCAGAGCCCCCGCTCCTTTCCTCCGCTCTCCTCCCCAGCTGCTTCCTTGGGTTCTCTTCTGCAGATGCAGCCTTTGGGTCCAGAGAGGAGTGAGACTGAGCTGGCAGTCAAGGGGTTAAATTCTCCGGGGCCGGGTAAGAGTTGTGGTGACTCAAGACCTTGGTCTGAGCTTCCAGAATTGGATGGGCTGGGCAGTTTGTGTTTTGGAGGGAAATCCCCAGAGTTCAGGCTGCCCTTGGGAGAGTTGTTTAGGCTACCCATCTTCTCGCCATTGAGTAAGAGTGGGCAGGTTGAGAATGGATGTTTCATCTCGACTGAccagagggcagggcaggtgaGGCTCTCCTTCCtcaaaaagaggaggaagagctgtctctccctgctgagcatggccCAATCCTCCTAGGGAAGGACTCCACACTTGGGGCACCACTCCTGCTGGATGTCCAAGCGGCTTTGGGAGGCCCAGCCCTTGGCCTTCCTGGAGCTTTAACCATTTACAGCACCCCTGAGAGCCGAGCCTCCTACCTAGGCCCAGGGGCCAATCCCTCCCCCTGAGACCTGCTGTACTCTGAAGCCAGCCTAGCTGAGGGGCTGGCCTGCGGCAGCACGCCCTTCCGGGCTTCCTGGTGCCCCTGGAAGAGGCTGAACAAAGACCCTGCTCCTCTGCAGTCCTTCTCTATTAGTGAGCCCTGCAcataaactgcattttttttctgtgtttctagtCTCTTTTCTCTACCGACCAGGGAGCACAGAAGTCATGGGTGGGCAGGGGGTGACTTTGCATTCATAGACATTTCCAGATGCTAAGGCTTTAATAGGGGAAACCCTGGAGAGTGGAGGTGCTTGGGGAACCAGCCCCAAGTTCTGCTTGGGCTCCCATACTCTGACCGGATCCAGGGCTGGCACGTGGTCACTGCAGCCTCCGGAACTCAGGGGCTTTTGGGGTCACATCCAGCTCCACAATGCATCTGCTCTGTGATCCTGGGTAAGCCTGtccccttctctgagccttatcTCGGATAAGCAGAGAGGGTTCAAAGAGAAGATGAATGTAAATCTCCTGGAATTGCCAGGCCCCTGCAGGCCCAACTGCCCCCTCCCTGACTCATCCGGTGCaccggggtggggagggaaagcgGACCGACCACGCATAGAAGCCCAGGGGTGCGTGGCCCCTAAGGCCTGCCTCCGGGAGTCCTGAGAACACCCCCCCCTTCCTACCCCCTTCCAGTTCCCGGCAGCCCtggccgccccgcccccgccgcagcagctgctgctcccacccccaccccgcccagccCTTTCTGCCTCGTCATCTACTGCCCCGCGGAGGCTCGACCCGTGAGTGGGGCCGCCCGCAACGCATAGAACTGGGAGCCCCACCCCACTCGGCTGCGGGAGGGAAGAGAAACTGAGATTGGGCAGAATCCacgccccaccaccaccagccgCGCTCGAAGGAGGTCTGTGAACACCGCTCCTCCCCCGGATTCAAGCTGTGGGACtgggtggaggggggggggtAAGGGGAGCCTTGTGATCGCGCTTTCGCAAAGGCTCCCGCAGTCTCCCACGACCCTCCCTCCCTAGCATAAGAACCCGCgcacagaggtgggagggaggcggAGACCTACCTCGATGCTTCGCACCTGGAGCCGCCTGGAGCTCTGGGAAGGATTTGGCCTGTGACCCTTGAAGGACTGGCCGGGACATAACTTCGGTATTCACTTCTGAGCATTGAGTTGCAGCTGGGGTCTCTGCACCCCAGACAGGACAAAGCGCAGGACTTGGCATACTGCAGTGAGGAGGCTAACAGGAAAATAACTTGGCGAGCAAcgagggagaaggaggggccaATCCAATCTGCCCCCTGCCCGCACTTGTCCTGAGCAGGTCCTGCACCCGCGACTAGGGGGACAGTCTTTGGAAGTCTCAGCTGAAGAGGGCAGAGGGTCCATGAACACAGTGCAGTGATGTCAGCGTGGTGGTGAGGGTGTATGCTGTTACTGGGGCACATAAGAGAGGGAACCAGTCTGTCTGTGGGATGCTCAGGCACTGGGGTGGACAAGGGGACATTTGAGTCTTAGAGGATGTGTCCACAgcatggagggaggggaagggtatTCCAGGCTTAGGGAACAGTATCTGCAAATGTTCAGATGTGCCAGGGGCTTGCAGGGTTCTCCCAGCACTGTGtggtggagggaagtgggtgggggaaacCGGCTGTccagaggggtgggaggtggtttGGGCAGATAATCTTGATTCTCTCTGATGGGCAGTGAGGAAAGCAGACAAGTAGTTAGGGCTGATATTCTGCTTGGCGGGAGATCTAATAGTTCAAGCTAGAGCAAGTCATATTCCAATTTTGCCGCTTGGTCTCTCTGAacctgtctcctcatctgtaaaatggggaaaataaatccTGTCCCAGAGACTTGTCAAAGTCACTATGCTGTGAGGGGGATGGGATGGGAGTGAGTGAGAGGTACTCACAGAGACTGTCATAGGAGATGAGGTGATGATGGTGGGACTGAGGGAGGATGCTGATGGAGACCCACTGAGAAGCAGAGGAGCAGCATTTGTCAGAGATGCCAtatgaagggagagggagaggtggggggggtaGTTCTGGTCTCTGCTCTGTGGCCTGGGGGAAGCGCTGACAATTCAGTATGGCCAGGAGGGGTAAAATGACCGGGGAGGCATAGCATGACACCAGGTGGGTAGCGAGAGACCTGGGAGGCAAGATGGGGGCTAGGACCACAGCACTCTCTCAGACCTAGAGCCAGGTAGAGAAGAAGAGGAGTGACCTCAAAAGGAGGATGAGACCCAGGAGGGTGCTGTGTGGACAAAGCCCAAGGCTAGGGGAGATGGGCTGAGAGAGGGAGTGTCTTAGGGCCTGAACTCTTTGCCCCTTAATGCCAGGGGCCTTGCTGCCTGGGTCAGGCCACCCCAGAAGTGATGGGCCATTGTCCTCGGTTGTTAATAAATGGACAAAGCGATTAATTTCTGCCTAACACCCGCTGCTTGCTAGAGACAGTCTCTCAAAATGGGAAGGTCCATGGAAGAAAACAGTAAAAGTTCAGCAAGCATTTGTTGGCAGCTTTTATTTATGAGTTGTGTCTGTGGTATTTAAAGATGAAGCAAGATTTCCAGGGCAGCAGGGAGACAGTTGTATCTCAGGTGATGTCAGGAGATCTTGGTCAGAGCTAGGACTCAAGAGAATTCAGGTAATCCTGCTCAGGTATTAGGGAACCAGGACACAGTGGTGGCATTGATGAGGGGCTGCAGGGGCAGAGCCTATCCTGGAAGGATGGGCCTCGGGGTCAGAATAAGGAGCCTGGACTTATATCAGTCGGTGAGGGGAGGCTGTCAGCACTTGTGCTCTGGGTGCAGAGGGGATTCAGCGCTCCGCAGGGTCTAAGCTGGACAGGAAACACTAGAGTAAGTAAGAGGTTAGAATGACAGAAAAATACTCAGCAGATAGACTGGAAAGGACCCGACTGCTAGCTGGCTGTTGGATATCGGAATCAACTGCAGGTCTTTCTGCCTGGTAAGGTGGGGAAGCAGACTGGGAAAAGAAGTTAGTTTGGATAAACTGGGTCTGAATAGGATGTAGGATCCAcaggcggcggggcggggggggggcacgggggggggggaggctcagGTGGGACGCGCTGACTGGGGAGAGGAGTAAATAAGGACCGAGGGATAGcatggagaaggagaggagaaccACAGCTGACATTTAGGGGCCCAAGGAGAAGCCTGAGGAGGAGACTGGGACAAATCCTCTGCTGAGGAGCTGTCCCTCTGCTGAGGAGCTGTCCGGCTGTCGGGGTCGAGGTGAACTTAAATCCCAGCCATGAGTGTTCACTGAGACCCTGGGAGAGAGGTCAGGGCGGGGGTGTCCCGGCTCCCActacctctctccccctcccccatgcagcCCCCACCATGGGCAATGCGCAGGAGCGGCCATCAGAAACGATCGACCGCGAGCGGAAACGCCTGGTGGAGACGCTGCAGGCCGACTCGGGGCTGCTGCTGGATGCACTGCTGGCGCGGGGCGTGCTCACCGGGCCCGAGTACGAGGCGTTGGACGCGCTGCCGGATGCCGAGCGCAGGGTGCGCcgcctgctgctgctggtgcAGAGCAAAGGCGAGGCCGCCTGCCAGGAGCTGCTGCACTGCGCCCAGCGTACCACGCGGGCGCCCGACCCCGCCTGGGACTGGCAGCACGTGGGCACCGGTGAGCGCGCAGAGGCGGGGCCTGAGCCAGAGCACGGGGCATGGCGTGAAGGGTAGATTGGGGAACCATTAgtatccccccccccaagatggGCGTGTGTCAAGGATACTGCAGAGGCATAAAATGAGCCTCAGatactccccccgccccccccgcccccccccccggccaggCTACCGGGAACGCAGCTACGACACTCCATGCCCTGGCCACTGGACACCTGAGGCACCTGGCTTGAGGACCACTTGCCCTGAACTGCCCAGAGCTTCAGACTGCAATGAGGCTGGGGTTCCCGGGGGCTCCGAAGCTGTGCAATCCGGAACGCCTGAGGAACTCGATCCGGAGCTGGAAGCTGGGGCCTCTGATAGGACTGAGCAGGATTTGGAaccagaggcagaggcagaggcagaggcagaaccGGAACCTGAACTGGAGCCCGAACCCGAACCAGCGCCAGAGCCCGACTTCGAGGCGGGTGACGAGTCTGAAGGTGTGAGGCTACCCAAACCTGGTGCCCAATTGGTAGAAGGGGGGCCCCCACCTGAGTGACCACTTTTTTCTCTATCATCTCTAGATTCCTGAATGCCCGAGCACTGACAGGCCGCCCCTGCCCAAGCCGGATAGGACCTGGAATCCTGCCCTGGCACTGGGGGGGTGTGTGTCTCCCTCTGACCCGGTACCGCTATAAGTGAATAAACTCTGGAGGGTTAGCCTGGACTGTGTGGCTGGCTTTTTGCCCAGGAACTAGGGTGTAGACCATGCCCCTGAGGCTCAGCACCCCGGGCAGCCCTATGCCCCACTGTCCAGTTCTTACCCCATTTCATCCTCAGTAGCCCAAGCTGCACCCCCCTGGAGCCCTTAGTCCCAGGCCCCCAGTGGGACTAGGGCCAGACCCTGGGCCCTTCCTCACAGTCCTTTTCCCCTCATGAaccaattgggggggggggtgctgtgtaGTCACCTGCCCTATTTCATGGAAGCCCTTGGGCTTGGTGCAGAGAGCCAGAGAAGGGAGACTTCTCTCCACTTAGGGCAGGCTAGAGCTCACAGCCTTGGGAAGTGAGattaggagagaggaagaggaagggatcTTGGGTAGACAGAACTCACACACTTcattataattgttttaattgtCTGGCTTCTCTCTGGACTGGGAACTCAGTGAGGGTTCTGACCAGTAActggcacagagaaggtgctCTACACACATTCACTGACTAAATGAATAAGGACTTTCCAGTTGCATTTCTGAGTTTTACTGATGGGAAAACGAAGGGCAAGGGTGAGAGTAGGAATGGGTCAGCATCACATAGCTGAGTCTGAGGTGAAACCGGAAGGAACCACCACCTCTACACCCTCCTGGTCCACAGGGGGCTCAGGACTTGGGACAGCAGCTAGGGGCCTGCCCCTCAAGCTCAAGTGTGGCTGCTGCCAGCCTGTGCCACCCTCTGCCAGAGGCCAGAGGGTGTGGGCAAAGACAGGAATGGCACAGGCCATTGGAGGGGCTAGGGGCAAGGCCAGGTGAGCTCTTGGGCTTAGCGCACAAGGCCTAAaagactcgtgtgtgtgtgtgagagagagagagagagagagagagatgagagtgGGGCTAGGAACAGTTGGTGCCTTCCAGAGGAGCTCTGTTCCCTCCACCACACCTTTAGAAgctgctgcctcccagccccaggaAGGGCGCATAAATAGGATATAAATACATGACCAGTGGGAGAGGCAAAATGCTAGGAAGCACACCCCAGCCCAGCTGGGTCTCTACCACCAGGACCCCTGTCCCTTGAGTTTTGTGAAAGCCAGGTCCTCAGGGTCAGGCAGTCACCCCAGGAGAAGGGAGATCCCCACCAAGACCCAGTGAGAGGTAGACAGCGTGAAAGCTGAAGGAGCACCGAGGGgccaggtgggggaagggagagactgGAGTATGCAGACACCCAAAGCCATCTCATGCAAGAACAAGTTTCTACTCCCAAaccaccccccatccccatcatgctcagcctccctcctgcccccaggcttCCCCTCTGCTCAACAGAGAGCTAGAGGTAGGAGGGCAGACTCAGTCTGCTTGGCATGCTACTACTGGTCCCTAGGCCCCAGAGAGGCTAGCAAAGGACACAAACCCTCTGATGTTGCCATTTCTATCTCCTGGGATGCTCTTGCCCTCCCAGTTCCCCAAGAAACACCCAGGCCATGGAAGCACAGAACAGTCAGCTTCATGTTCTGGGAGCTGATCTGGAGCCCTCTGTCCAGGGCCTCTGCCTGTAGCCCTCAACCAGCATCAGTCAGGCAGCAAGCGGCCCAGTTCTGCTTCATCCAGCCGGTTGGTGGCCATGATGTGCTCCAGCTGCTGTCGGTAGCGCACCAAGTCCTGCATGAAGTGGGGCACCCGGGTATTGTCCAGCACCCCATGGGGCCGCAGGTGGTCTACGTCCTCATAGGACACCTGCAGGAAGGAAGCTGGGCCTCAAGGGGAGCCAGGGGGAGCCATGACTTTCAGGTAGCTGGTCCCAGCTCTCTACCAATGGCTCATTGCCCTCTGCTCCTGAAAtgcctccctttcccctctggaTCCATTCTCAATGTTATATACCCTAAGGCTTAGTCCTGGGTGTGTTTGCTCTCTGAACCCCAACCCGGCTTCTTCTCTCACCTCCAAAGCTAGGTATCCAACTGCCTCCTGAACACCTTCCCTGGGATCTCCCTCAGGCACCTCAGACCCCACACTGAACGCTGATCACCTGAGTGCCAGCTTCTGCCAGCCCCACCCTCCTCACGGTTCCCTAGGTCAGCTTGAGGAAGGGACCTGGAATATGTCACCCTCCAACTCAGGGTGGCCACTGGGTTAGAGGAATTCCACTCTCTGAAGATCTTTCCCCAGCTTGCTCCTCCCGCTGTATGGTCACTGCCCGGTGAGACCAGACCTCCATCAGTTCTGCAGGAGTGACTGGAAAGGCAGCTTCCTCTTTCCCCTGCACTCCCTTCCTTGGCCTCTCTCTCCAATCCACCTCCCATATAACATCCACAGGGAGCCTTCTAAAGCAAAAGTGACACTTCTTAAAGCTCTCCGGATTCCCTATTGCTTCAGGTGAAGTCCACCTTCCTCAGCCCGGCACAAATACCCAGAACCAGAGACTTGGTCCGTGGTCAtttctccagcctcctcccccagaCTTTCCTGACTGATCCCCGGCCTGAATGCTCACCTCCTTTGAGATGCGGTATCTACATATACACCTGCGGTGTAGGTCAAGTACCTACTTTTGGCTGCCCTGCTGTCACTTCTCCTTTGTTCCCCTCCACCCAGGTCTCCCCACCAGAGAAGCCTGACACCTAATCCTCAGTCAGGCAGCCATCAGAGGCTCAGGGAACACTGCAGTGATGAGGAGAGCTGGCTGGGATCTCTAGAGGTCTGTGGCCCCTCACCTTGCCCAGTGAGGTCAGCAACGGGAAATCGATGGTCTGGCGGTGCCGCAGAATACGCACGATGCCATCCAGGTACACCTGATCCTTGCTGAAGCAACCTGTGGGCATGAGAGGGCCGTGAGCCCCTAGGCCcgaggcgcccccccccccccccgccagttcCCCGGTCGGGGaactcccccccacaccccgcacccccaggcctccttcagggcacccccccccaacccggCTCGGACGCCCACCCGGCAGCGAGGTGTCAGTCTGGCCGCGCTTGGCGCGCACGCAGTATTCCCAGCGCACGTCGGCGTCCTGCACGTAGCGCGCCAGGTCCTGGAAGAGCTGGCGGAAGGACATGCGTGAGGCACGATGGATGGTGTAGTACAGAAGGGCAGCGCGCCACAGGAAGGGCTGCTTGCGGAACAGCACGCTGTGCAGGCTGGCCAAGCCTTCCTCTGTGGGGTTCGCTGGCCGCAGCCCGTACTGCAGCCGGCCCTCCGCGCTATGCCACGGCTGCCGCGCGTTGTTCACGCCCCGCAGGTAGTGAGTGCCTACGGAGAAGGTGAGGGGAAGGACGCACTGGGTAGGTCATCCAGGGGACCAACCTGCCGGCCATGTCCTGCCACATCCTACAGAACCTCTGGCCGGTGACCGTGAAGGTGACTCACGCATACTCCAGCCCCTAAACTCAGGCTCTCACGCAAGgtctccccgcccccaaccccgcCCCAAATGCATACTCACCCAACCCCTGGCAGCGGGAAGACCCTCCTCAGGTGAACTCACACCCAAAGACTGAGtcccacacacaaaaatcctTCCCCATCCACCCAGGGCTACACACACAAACAACTCTGCCAAACTCACACTGCCCCCCACGCCCCTCGGAGAGGTGCAGGAACTCACAAGCCACCCCAGCCCCACATCCTGCATGCCCATATCATTTTGACAGCCATGCTGATGACCCCAGCAAAAAACACCTTTTGCCCAGAGCTACAAGATTCTTgataaggagagagagacagaaaggaataGTAATTAGTGTCCCATGCTCTCCTTTTCACCTCAACCTATCCCCTCCTAAAACCCGGCTTTGTGTCCTCAACTAATTCCATTCCTAGGATCTGGCCTTCCACCCACCCTGGAGGGCCTCCATGTTGGCAGGGCTAGTGGGACCCTCAGGGTACTCCCTCTGGCCTGTCCGGGCCTCAGCAGCCTTGTCCCCACTGTCAcgggaaatcagagaggaagtAGAAAAGAAGAGGCAGGAAAAGATACCCAAAAGGAGCAAGAGATGAGGGTGAGCCCAGAGAGTGGGCAGGCATGTTCTGGCCTACCTCTGTGAGCCAGAGGGAGGAGGTAGCTGCTCACGAAGGGAAAGGGCCCGTCCTccggaaggaaggggaagaaagagagggggtGGGGTTACTGGGGCCCcttgctgcccccccaccccatcccagccccctctcatcctacccacccacccacctacccacacCCTGACCTATCTCGTGCCGCAGCATGCCCTCCAACCAATACTGGCGGGCTCCAGTCAGGTTGATGGCCAATGTTGGTCGGCTGTTCTCCACCATCATCACTGCCTGGGACAGCAGGTCTTCACTCAGCTGCACCACAACCTGTAGGTGGTACTGAACCTAAGCCATGGCCACCAGCCCTGGGACCAGGATGCAGGTGGACCCACTGATGCCACAGGGCAGCCAGGCCACACGGTTGGCCAGGGCACCCACCCTTCACCACCTTTGCTCAGAGCCAGCTCCCACCTTATTGGGACAGGGACAGGGGCTTGCCTGGGATCACGAGCTGGCCAGGTGTGGAGTTGGGCCTGGCAGCCTGGTTTGGGACACACAGAAGAGGGGCCTCGAAGACAGGGCTTGCTCACCTCCCCAACGCAGCCCTCCTTCTGCATGTATTTGCGAACAATGGACCAGATCTGGCACTTGGTCAGCAGCTGGCCCCCCGTTGCAGCTTCGAAGTGTTCATAGGTACCAAACTTCTCCAGGACAGCCTCAATGATGCCAACTGCCTGCACATAGGGTTGCAGTGGCTGGTCAGACCAGGCCTCTTGGGTGATCAGGgccaggaggaggcaggcaggctggaCTGACCTGATGGATGAACTGTCCAGAAGCCTCACAGTACTTCTCCAGCACAGCCGTGGGCATGGGCTCCTGGTACTCAAACTGTGGGTTGTAGGTGTAGTGGGACTGGAAGAACTTGTCCCGCTCTTGGTCCATATTGGTTGGCCGCAAGGCCACCAACATGCAAGGGCTCTTGCTGGCACCACGGCCTACATCCTTCCGAGTCTTAGCAATGTGAGGCAGGGAGGCTGCAGACCGCAGGGTGCCCCCGCCTGGGTCCCGTCCCCGTCCAGGTGGGGCCCGACTCTGGGTGCTACCCCCCCGCCGGCCAGTACTATTTACAGTATAGGTGCTCTCACTGCGACGCATGTGGCCACGGGGGCCCAAGTGCAGCTCTGAGAAGGGCTGGAGCTCAGGCTGGGGCCGTAGGGCTGAGGGGATTGACAGAGCCAGGGGCAAGGCCAGGGACTGAGGCCAGGGGTACAGCAGTGTCCCATCTCGGTCTGAGGGCTTCAGCCTATGGCCCAAGGATGAGGGACTGGCTGGTGGGCTGGGGGGTGCCTGTTCATACACCTGAGCCCCTGAGTCCAGCACCATTCTGTCCTGGGGGTCACATCCAGCTGGGTCACTCCAACTCCCCACACTGTCGACTTCTGGGGACACAGAAGGGCATGTGGAGGCCAGTATGAGTGAGTGTGGCCTGAGGACCACCAGGCCTTGTGCTCCACACTGCCCTGGCTGGGTGCTTAGTGAGCTTGGGGCCTGCCACCAGGGGTCTGGGTAGCTGCCctctcacccccatccccatgTCCATTCCCTCCAGCAGGCTTACCCAAGGAAGCTGGACTGGGGGAAAGCAGGAGGCAGAATTTATACACTCACCTAGACGGTGGTACTGGAATCCCCTTAGCCTATGAGCTGCTGAGAGCAAGGCCTGAGCCCCCACTCATGATTTTAATCCGTGTGCTCAGCACCCACCCAGACTGGGAGCTGGTATAGGGTAGCCCCAGCTGCTGGAATGACGGCTGAGGGGGCCTCACTACTTTCTACCTGCCTTCCACCTATGGCATTTTCTCAGTCtcatcccttccctcccacctggcTTCACGACCTCCTCCAGCCCAGTTGGTCTCAGTTAGGTTGAGTGCCTACATGCCCCTTGCTTCTGTTAATCCCTCCACCTGGAATGGTCTCTTTCCCCTCCGGGTCATCTGTTCAAATCCGAATTAGAATCAGCTttttggggagcagagggagacttcGGCAAATTCAAGATAATCCTTGGTCTGTATCCTATCAGAGGCCCCTTTCTAATCGTCATCTAAGGCCGGTATTGGCATGCTCACCCCTTGCTCTGTACTAGGGCTCAGAACAGTCCAGCTCCCCAGCGACTGACAGAAGGCTTCAGATTCTGAACTCCTTTGCCTGCTCAGGGGCACAATTCCAGCATTTCTCCAACACCATCAATCTCTTCCTCTCTATTGGATTCTTTCCAGCAGCATAAACACATGCTGTTATTTCtgtcctaaaaaaacaaaaccaaaccctcaCTTGACCCCACACTCCTTTAGCCCCACCGCATCTCCCACCAGCTGCTCCTTATTGCAGCACAACACCCATCTGAATGCTGTCTGATTCTTTTCCTGTTCTCTCTTATGTTTCATTCCAATTAGGCTTCTATCCCCACTCTCCATTGAAACCGATCTGACCAAGGTCATCAATGATCTTCATACTGATCGGCACACTTGACATAATT
This genomic window from Ursus arctos isolate Adak ecotype North America unplaced genomic scaffold, UrsArc2.0 scaffold_19, whole genome shotgun sequence contains:
- the NOL3 gene encoding nucleolar protein 3; protein product: MGNAQERPSETIDRERKRLVETLQADSGLLLDALLARGVLTGPEYEALDALPDAERRVRRLLLLVQSKGEAACQELLHCAQRTTRAPDPAWDWQHVGTGYRERSYDTPCPGHWTPEAPGLRTTCPELPRASDCNEAGVPGGSEAVQSGTPEELDPELEAGASDRTEQDLEPEAEAEAEAEPEPELEPEPEPAPEPDFEAGDESEDS
- the MATCAP1 gene encoding microtubule-associated tyrosine carboxypeptidase 1 isoform X2, translating into MVLDSGAQVYEQAPPSPPASPSSLGHRLKPSDRDGTLLYPWPQSLALPLALSIPSALRPQPELQPFSELHLGPRGHMRRSESTYTVNSTGRRGGSTQSRAPPGRGRDPGGGTLRSAASLPHIAKTRKDVGRGASKSPCMLVALRPTNMDQERDKFFQSHYTYNPQFEYQEPMPTAVLEKYCEASGQFIHQAVGIIEAVLEKFGTYEHFEAATGGQLLTKCQIWSIVRKYMQKEGCVGEVVVQLSEDLLSQAVMMVENSRPTLAINLTGARQYWLEGMLRHEIGTHYLRGVNNARQPWHSAEGRLQYGLRPANPTEEGLASLHSVLFRKQPFLWRAALLYYTIHRASRMSFRQLFQDLARYVQDADVRWEYCVRAKRGQTDTSLPGCFSKDQVYLDGIVRILRHRQTIDFPLLTSLGKDLVRYRQQLEHIMATNRLDEAELGRLLPD
- the MATCAP1 gene encoding microtubule-associated tyrosine carboxypeptidase 1 isoform X1; amino-acid sequence: MVLDSGAQVYEQAPPSPPASPSSLGHRLKPSDRDGTLLYPWPQSLALPLALSIPSALRPQPELQPFSELHLGPRGHMRRSESTYTVNSTGRRGGSTQSRAPPGRGRDPGGGTLRSAASLPHIAKTRKDVGRGASKSPCMLVALRPTNMDQERDKFFQSHYTYNPQFEYQEPMPTAVLEKYCEASGQFIHQAVGIIEAVLEKFGTYEHFEAATGGQLLTKCQIWSIVRKYMQKEGCVGEVVVQLSEDLLSQAVMMVENSRPTLAINLTGARQYWLEGMLRHEIGTHYLRGVNNARQPWHSAEGRLQYGLRPANPTEEGLASLHSVLFRKQPFLWRAALLYYTIHRASRMSFRQLFQDLARYVQDADVRWEYCVRAKRGQTDTSLPGCFSKDQVYLDGIVRILRHRQTIDFPLLTSLGKVSYEDVDHLRPHGVLDNTRVPHFMQDLVRYRQQLEHIMATNRLDEAELGRLLPD